CTAACTCAACACGCGAAGCACCCTTATTTCGGCGCGATATACGGCGAGCCGACGGCAATATAGCCATAGCCGCGCTCGGTCAACTCCTGGTAGTCGGGGATCATGCGGCGACCATCGAGCACCAGGTACGGCGGCTTGACCGACTGCTCGATTGTGCGCGAGAGGCCGCGGAACTCTTCCCAGTCGGTCGAGATGAACAGCATGTCGGTGCCAGCCAGTGCGGCCTTCGCACTGGTGTGGTAGGTAATCTTCTCGAACAGGTGGTTGTTTTCGGGGTTGAAGGCGCGCCTGGCCTCGTTAATCGCCACCGGATCATAGGCGCGGATCTCGCTCACACCGCGCGACAGCAATGCCTCAACCACTTTGAGCGACGAGGCGTCGCGCATGTCGTTGGTGCGCTGCTTGAAGGCCAGGCCCAGTAGCGCAACCTTCTTCTGGTTGAAGCGTGCGCCGGCCTCACGCCCGGCCCGATCGATCAGGTAGGTCTTCTGATACTCGTTGATGTTGTACACCGACTGGAGCATATCGGTCGGCTGGCCCGAGGTCTTCAGCTGATAGATCAGCGACTGGATATCTTTGCCGAAGCACGAGCCGCCGGCACCGTTCGACACATACGAGCCCCAGGTGCTGATCCGGTTGTCGGCCGTAACACCACGCTTGAGATCTTCCATGCGGATGTTGCTGAATGTCTCGCCCAAGCGCGCGCCGACACCATTCCAGAACGAGATATAGGTGAGCAGCAGCGTGTTGGCCACATACTTGATCGACTCAGCCGTCTCGGGGGTCGTCTCGATATAGCGGATACGTACGTGGTTAACGAACTGCGAGTAGATTCGGCGGATGATGCGGAAGTCCTCGTCGGTATCGGCACCAACCACCACGCGATCGGGGCGGCGCGACTTCTCGACCGCATCACCTTCGGGCAGGAACTCGGGGTTCGAGGCCACGCCGGCGTTAGGCACCTCGTACTCATGGAGCTTGCGCTCGAGCTGGCGGGCAGTGCCAATCGGCACGGTGCTCTTGTTGATCAGCACGACACGCCTGGTATCGGCGCGCCTGGCCAGCAGCGTGCAGATATGATCGACCGCCTTGAAGTAGTAGCTTAGATCCGACGAACCATCGACGTTCGGTGGAGTAGGTAGGCACAGGAAGATTGCGTCGGTGCCCTCGATCAGCTGCTCCAGATCGTTTGAGAAGAACAGATAGCGATCTTTATTCTCGGCAATAATCTCGGCCAGGCCCGGCTCGTTCACATAGTGATTGATCTGCTCTGCCTCGGCCGAACGGTATGCGTTAAGCTTGCGCTCATCGATATCGTAGGCATAGACCTCGTGCCCATATTCTGAGCAGACAGCGGCATGAGTCAATCCTACAAATCCTGTTCCGGCAACAATGATTTTCATTGGGTCTCCTTAAATCGATCATATAGTATGGTTCAAACCTGCGGCTTCTACGCGACAGTTCAGCGAGGGTGAGCGGGCTGACCTGCACGATCCGTCCTTTTGGCCGGTCGCATCCACGACCGGCCAAAAAAACGGTGTTTCGGGGGCGGCTGTGCCGTGCTGCCACCCGCCTACCAAACTGTGAGGCCTGGTGGCGCCTGCGGCGCCCCAACGCGCAACTCGTGCTATTCACAGCCCTGATCGCGCACAGCGATCTATGCTGGTACGAACGCTCTGGTTGGCGATCCCCGATCGGCGTTGAGGGGGCGGATGCGCATAGCGAGCATGATACCGTATGCCGCCCGAAAAAGACATTACGCTGCGGGCGGCTGTAGTTATCAGTTTCTTAATCTATGGCTCAAGCTCCCAACAGCACCGCCAAGCCATGCGCACAGCATACTACTTGATTCCACGGATGATCAGGTTATCGAACGTGACCGTCAGATTTGGATCATCATAGGTATTGATCGCAATCGCCGCCTTGCCGTTGGTGAAGGTACTATCGGTGACTTCGTCGAGCAGTTCGTCGTTGACATACAGCCGAATCGTGCTGCCAGACGTCTCGACGCGCAAATTGTTGCGCTGGCCAGGGGCCTTGATCGCCGATGCGTCGGTCCAATCGATCAGCGTGGTCAGCACATCGTTTTTGTAGACATCGAGGCTGTAGCTGCCATCGCCGGCCACGGTGTAGATGTAGAAATTTTTATCGTCCTGATAGTGGAAGATCAAACCGGCGGCGCTCTGCTCAGGGCCATCAAGCGTAGCGTCGACCGAGATCGTGGCATCGCCGTAATCGCCACGCACCGTCTGCCACAGGATCAGCTTGGGCTGCTTGGCCTTGACGATATACGTGCCGTCGGCGAACGAATAGATCGCGTTATCGGTCTCGCCATCGTTGAAGTTGCTACGGCTCGGGTCGTCGAACTCATCGCGCAGCAGCACCGGGCCGGTATTACCGCTCGCTGGCTCTGGCGTTGGCTCGCTCTCTGGCGTTGGCTCGCTCTCTGGCGTTGGCTCGCTCTGGGGCACGTCGGTCGACAGCGCCTCGAGCGTCGCGAATGCCTCGGGCGTAGGGATGGCTTCGAGCGTCGAAATACTGACGGCTGCGGCCGTCTGCAGTGCGTTACCGGCATCGTTCGACACGCGGCGGAAGAAGATATACGCGCCGGCTGCCAGCGCGACACAGGCCAGCACGGCAATACCAGCGATGATGCCGACGATCTTCCAGATATTACTGCCACCCGACTTCGGCGGCGGGGCGGCGGCGCCAGGCGGCAAGCCCGCGCCAGGGTAGCCGCCGCCAACCGGCGGTGGCGGTATCGGTGTAGTAGGCAGCTGCTGGGGCACAGAGGCGGCCGGCGGTATCGGCGTGGGCGGCAGCGGCGTCGGGCCAGCGATCAATGTACGATCGTTATCGGCAGGGGTGGCGGCAGGTTGTCCGCCGACAGGCGGCAGCAGCACCGTCTCTTTCCCGGTAATCGGGCGCTGAGCACCGGGCGCAGGCTGCTCGGGCAGGCGTGCGCCACAGTTCCCACAAAAACGCTCCTCGGGCTTAACGTCGGCGGTGCAATTCGGGCACTGTACCATGCAAATTCTCCCTCAATGCAAGCATATTCAATGTCATGACGTATACCGATGGCAATTGGCCACACGATTCGCCAGGCGTATCAATGACAGGATGTACGCAGTTAGCGTGTTTGCCTGCGGCAGCATGGGCGTGTCTGTTCTTGGGTTTTTAGTCGCGCTACGCGCGCACAACCGAACACACACACAATGCAGTACCGCTCTGCCAAAGGCAGGCATTGCCCGAGGCGCGGGCGACCGCGCAACTCCTTGTCAATGAATGATACCGCTCAGGGCAGCAAAAAAGCGCGCATTCTCGTCGTCGGCACCGAACGAGATACGGATGTAGCCAGGCAGCCCCCAGCCAGACAGCGGCGTGACGGTAAAACCGTGATCCATGAGCGCGGAGGCGACCTGCATGTCGTCACCAACCTGGACTGCAATGAAGTTGGTGGCGCTCGGGATGGGCCGAAGCCCACGCGCCTGTAGTTCGCGCATGAACAGCCGGCGGCATGCGGTTGCGTGGGCGCGGCTACGCTCAACGTGCTGCTCATCGCCCAGCGCGGCCACCCCGGCGGCCTGGGCAATCGCGTTAACATTGAAGGTGGGGCGCGCGCGCTCGAGGTAGCCAATCAGCTCGGGGTGAGCAAAGGCATAGCCGAGCCGCAGGCCGGCCAGGCCGTAGATCTTAGCGAACGTGCGCAGCACGATGAGGTTCTTGCGTTGAGCGCGCAGCTCGGCCAGCAGATCGGGGTAGCCGGGCTGATCGACGAACTCGATATAGGCCTCGTCGGCCACAATCAGCACATCCTCGGGCACGCGCTCGAGTAGCTGGCGTACCTGCTCGGCGCTATTGATCGTGCCTGTGGGGTTGTTCGGGTTGCACAGAAACAGCAGGCGCGTACGGTTAGTGACGGCCGCAGCCATCGCATCGAGATCGTGTGTGAAATCGCGCAGCGGCACGCGCACCGCCACGCCACCCATCTCGATCGTACGCAGATAGTAGCTAATGAACGAGCCGCCGGCCATCACCGCCTCGTCGCCCTCGCGCAGGAAGCCTAGCGCCAGCAGAAAGACCATCTCGTCGGAGCCGTTGGTACACAGCACCATGTTGGGCGTTAGGTCGAAGCGTGTGGCAATCGCCTCGCGCAGTGCGAGCGAGCCTGCGTCGGGGTAGCGATGAACCTGGGCGGCAGCGGCCTGGATCGCGGCCAGCGCACGCGGCGACGGGCCAAGCGGGTTTTCGTTGGACGAGAGCTTAACCATGCCGGCCGGCTGCTTGCGGATCAGCGTGGGCGGCTTGTAGGGCGGCAAAGTGGCGATATACTCTTTGAAGTGCATGCGAACCCTCTGACGATTGCGATATCTCAACGACAGGATCTACAGGGTGCGTATCGCGACACCACGATCCATGCATGGTTCAACCAGCTGCTCAGTCGGCATCCGGCTCGAACGCACTGGGCGGTTCGGGGTCGATCGGCAACGTGAAGAAAAAGACGCTGCCCTGGCCCTCGCGGCTCTCGGCCCAGATCTCGCCAGCGTGGCGTGCGACGAATTCGCGGCTCAGGTACAGGCCCAGGCCCAGGCCCTCGCCGCGGCGATCACGGCCGCGTGCATAGCGCCGAAACAGCCGCGCAAGCTGATCATCGGAGATACCCGCGCCATAATCATGGACTGAGACCAGCGCCAGCATGCGCTGCGGGTCGGTGTCGGGGGCGAGCGAGGCATAGACCGGGTGGCGCGTGGCGATCTCGGCGGCAGGCAGGGCACACAGGCTTACGCCCACCTCGCTGGTGGGCGGGCTATAGCGGATGGCATTACCCACCAGGTTGGTCAGCACCTGGCGGATGCGCAGCGAGTCGCACAACAAGGTTAGATCAGGCCGCGCGGCATCGAGCGTCAGCTCGCGGTCGCCGGCAGTCGGGCGCTGCTGCTCGATCACCTGCTCGGCCAGCATCACCAGATTCACCGTTTGCAGCTGCAGGCTGACCTGGCCGGCATCGATGCGCGAGACATCCAGGATATTATCGACCATGCGCAGCATATGGGTCACCTGCTGAGCGAGGATGGTCAGCCCGCGCAGCTCGGGCGAGTCTTCGTCGCCGCGGCGCTGCTCGCGGCGTACCAGCAAATCGGTATAACCGCGCACTGCCGCCAGCGGGCTACGCAGTTCGTGCGCCGCGACCGCCAGGAAGTCGTCTTTGGCGCGGTCGAGCTTCTGGTTGGTGGTAATATCGCGAAAGATTGTGACGGCGCCATCGATATTATTCTCGTCGTCGTACACGGGCGCGCCGCTAAAGCTCAACACGGTATCGCGGCCGCTGGCGCCATGCGTCAGCACGCGGTAGTCGTGGAATACCTCACCAGAGAGCGCGCGCGCCTGCGGCAAGCGCTCGACCGGCAGCGGATTGCCGTCGAGGTCGCGGATGGCATAGAAATCGGGCATTTCGTTAAGCGACTGCTCGGCGGGGATACGCTCGATCGAGAGCAGCTCCATCGCCGACTGGTTTGCGAGCATCAGCCGGCCCTCGCGATTGCAGAGCACCACGCCCTCGGCGATGCTGTTGATCACGGCGGCGAGCTTAAGGCGCTCGGTGCGGGTATCTTGATACAGCCGGACGTTGGCGATCGCCAGGCCCAGCTGGCTGCCCATTGTCATGAGCGCGGGCACATCGACACGCTCGAGCAGCGTCGCGTCGCCATACACATTAATGACCCCCACAACCGTGCCGCCGGCGAGCAGCGGCAGGTAGACGCAGCTGCTGAAACCGATATCGATCAGCAGCTCTTCGCCATCCTCGGCAATCAGTGGGCGGGCCAGCGCCTGGCCATACCGCACCGTCTCTTCGTAGCGCGAGTGCACCACGACCACATGCTGATGCATCGCGATGAACGTAGCCGGCAGCCCGCGGTGCGCGGCCAGGTCGAGATCCCAGCGTGACAGATCGTGGAGCAACAGCATACCGGCAGGCGTCTCGAGCACACGCAGAATGACATCAAGCGCATTGCTCAGCAGCTCATCGAGGTCGGCGGCCATACTCACGACGGTACCGATCGCGCCGAGGGCCTCGAGGCGGTGCTGGTGGGCCTGCATTTTGGCATGCAGCTGGGCATTATTGATCGCGCCAGCCGCCAGATTGCCGAATGTCTGCAGCACGGCCAGATCGCCAGGGCGCAGTGCCGCCGGCGCGTCGAGGTTGAACAGCTCGAGCACGCCGATCACCTGCTTGCCGATGCGCAGCGGCAGCAGCACCGCCGCGACATCGCGCGGGAGGATGGCGAGCAGGTGCCGGATTGGCTCGTGCATGCGCTGGCTGATACGGCCGGCCAGCTCGTGGTAACGCCCACGGCCTTCGATCAGCTGGGCTTCACCGCGCTTCCAGATCGTGCCGGCCAGGCCATCGCCAGGGCGCAGCCGCAGCTGATCGACCAGCGCAGCATCGGGCGCAGGCGCGAGGCCGGCGAACGACTTGATCTGGAGCGCCCCCTGCTGATCGGGCAGCCAGAGCAAGCCGGCCTGGATGTTGGGCACAACCTCGACGACACGCCACACCAGGCTGGTGATCAGCTCTTCGGGATTGAGCACCGAGATCAAGTGGGTCGAGACATTCAGGATATCGGTGAGCACCTGGGTGCGCAGCTCGGCCTCACCAGCGGCCGGCAGCACGGCGCCCGGTAGATCCTGACGTTGGGTTTCAGCATTCATGAAGTGATCCATTGGCACGTAGCCGCTGCCTACTACGGTTATTGTGCTGATTATAGCATGGAGCGTGAGTAAATGATCGGTATTTGCTTGATTATATGTGTTTCTGGGCGGCGGCGCTATCAGCGCTGGTGCGGCACGAACCCCTCGCCAAATACCTGCTGCGCATCGCCGATGATCACGAAGGCATGCGCGTCGATGCGGCCGACGATCGCATTCAGGAAGCTAATCTCGGAGCGAGCGACGACGCACAGCAGCACCGTGCGCTGGGTGCCGGTGTAGCCACCCTGGCCCTCCAGAACCGTCACGCCGCGGCCCAGGTCGTGCAGCAGCGATTGGGTAATCGGCTCGGGCTGGGTCGTAATGATAAACGCCTGGCGGCTACCGCTACCCAACGCCAGT
The sequence above is drawn from the Candidatus Kouleothrix ribensis genome and encodes:
- a CDS encoding UDP-glucose/GDP-mannose dehydrogenase family protein, translated to MKIIVAGTGFVGLTHAAVCSEYGHEVYAYDIDERKLNAYRSAEAEQINHYVNEPGLAEIIAENKDRYLFFSNDLEQLIEGTDAIFLCLPTPPNVDGSSDLSYYFKAVDHICTLLARRADTRRVVLINKSTVPIGTARQLERKLHEYEVPNAGVASNPEFLPEGDAVEKSRRPDRVVVGADTDEDFRIIRRIYSQFVNHVRIRYIETTPETAESIKYVANTLLLTYISFWNGVGARLGETFSNIRMEDLKRGVTADNRISTWGSYVSNGAGGSCFGKDIQSLIYQLKTSGQPTDMLQSVYNINEYQKTYLIDRAGREAGARFNQKKVALLGLAFKQRTNDMRDASSLKVVEALLSRGVSEIRAYDPVAINEARRAFNPENNHLFEKITYHTSAKAALAGTDMLFISTDWEEFRGLSRTIEQSVKPPYLVLDGRRMIPDYQELTERGYGYIAVGSPYIAPK
- the hisC gene encoding histidinol-phosphate transaminase — protein: MHFKEYIATLPPYKPPTLIRKQPAGMVKLSSNENPLGPSPRALAAIQAAAAQVHRYPDAGSLALREAIATRFDLTPNMVLCTNGSDEMVFLLALGFLREGDEAVMAGGSFISYYLRTIEMGGVAVRVPLRDFTHDLDAMAAAVTNRTRLLFLCNPNNPTGTINSAEQVRQLLERVPEDVLIVADEAYIEFVDQPGYPDLLAELRAQRKNLIVLRTFAKIYGLAGLRLGYAFAHPELIGYLERARPTFNVNAIAQAAGVAALGDEQHVERSRAHATACRRLFMRELQARGLRPIPSATNFIAVQVGDDMQVASALMDHGFTVTPLSGWGLPGYIRISFGADDENARFFAALSGIIH
- a CDS encoding GAF domain-containing protein, translated to MNAETQRQDLPGAVLPAAGEAELRTQVLTDILNVSTHLISVLNPEELITSLVWRVVEVVPNIQAGLLWLPDQQGALQIKSFAGLAPAPDAALVDQLRLRPGDGLAGTIWKRGEAQLIEGRGRYHELAGRISQRMHEPIRHLLAILPRDVAAVLLPLRIGKQVIGVLELFNLDAPAALRPGDLAVLQTFGNLAAGAINNAQLHAKMQAHQHRLEALGAIGTVVSMAADLDELLSNALDVILRVLETPAGMLLLHDLSRWDLDLAAHRGLPATFIAMHQHVVVVHSRYEETVRYGQALARPLIAEDGEELLIDIGFSSCVYLPLLAGGTVVGVINVYGDATLLERVDVPALMTMGSQLGLAIANVRLYQDTRTERLKLAAVINSIAEGVVLCNREGRLMLANQSAMELLSIERIPAEQSLNEMPDFYAIRDLDGNPLPVERLPQARALSGEVFHDYRVLTHGASGRDTVLSFSGAPVYDDENNIDGAVTIFRDITTNQKLDRAKDDFLAVAAHELRSPLAAVRGYTDLLVRREQRRGDEDSPELRGLTILAQQVTHMLRMVDNILDVSRIDAGQVSLQLQTVNLVMLAEQVIEQQRPTAGDRELTLDAARPDLTLLCDSLRIRQVLTNLVGNAIRYSPPTSEVGVSLCALPAAEIATRHPVYASLAPDTDPQRMLALVSVHDYGAGISDDQLARLFRRYARGRDRRGEGLGLGLYLSREFVARHAGEIWAESREGQGSVFFFTLPIDPEPPSAFEPDAD